A segment of the Spirochaeta isovalerica genome:
GGCGGGGTACTTGCATTCGAACGAAGTGAGTGCAAGTACCCTGACAAAAAAATCTGTCTCTGTTCATGCGTTTGTTATGTTTTGATCATTGCCCTCAAACAGCTCCATGTTATACTCAAACCTATTGAAAAGGCTCATAATTACTGCTCAGAAATATTCGTTCTTTGGTAATAAAATTATATTTATATTTCACAACGACATCATATATGAAACTACTGTCATTAGGTTTTTCATTTTGGCTTATATATTCTTCATAGTAGTTCATTGTTTCCTGGTCTATTCGGCCTTTATTAATATTCCAGTTACTTACTACATAACAAATTTCAATTTCATTTCCACTTAAGTTTAAATTTCTAAAATAGGAACCCCTAAAAATATATTCACCTGTTTCAATATCTTTGATTGTTACACCTCTTGATCCAGGTGAAGTGCCATGATCTTGTATTAAATATTCTCTATCATCAGAAATGATACACCATGCCGATTCCATTTCATTTCCATAATATGTGACATGTTCAATTGTATTATCATTTGGATACCAGATATATGTACCTGGAATATCATAATACATAAATTCTGGCATATCATCTGCCCAAACGAATGTGTAATAATTCTGACTTGGTTCTTTATGTGGGTACACTTCTACTTCTCGCTTATCCCCATTGTGATTTATATTTAATATCAGTTTTCCATTTCTTCTACTTGTCGGTTGAATATATTCTTTAAAAGTTATTTGTGAAGGTTTTATATCTGAAATCTCGTTTATAAATTTACTCCATAACCATCCGGTTCCGTCATATAGCGGATAAATTTTACTTTTATCTTCATCAATTTTATTTACTCTTACCCAATAACCAGTATGGTTATCAATTGTCTCTTCTTCCATTGATACACCAGAAACTCGTATATTCTGACCAATATGATATTGATCTATCTTTTTTCCACTTAAGGATGGATCTTGTCTCACATTTACATAAGAAATATTCATATCTGTTAAATATACAGTACCCCAGTATTTCATTTTGAATTCTTCTGAGAATAAATAAACTGATATAAACGATAGTAATAATATTAGTATTTTTTTCATTTTTTCCTCTTTTAATTCAACATAACGTCGCCATAACGAGCCGACTCGTTCCTGGAGCAAAGCGGAAGGATTTGGCGGGGTATTTGCATCGCAACGAAGTGGAGTAGCAGATACCCTGACAAAAGACTCGGTCTCAGTTCATGGCTTTGTTATGTGTTTTTATATTTTCCATCTATCCTAGGAATGTATTCCAAATTTCTTTGAATATTTTATTCTTATTTGATAAAGAACCCACAATACCAAAAAATATTAAAATTATCCCCATAATAATTGATGCATTCAGAAAATATTTTCGTCCTCCCAATACTAATACTGATTTTTTATGATTATCAGGATCATAATATGCTGGAAAACTTTTTCTCATGGGATATTGCACATAAAAATCTTCTTTATCACCAACTCCATTACTAAAACTACTACTCTTATATATTACTCCATTCACTTCATATTTATATTGTAAAACAATATCATACCCGCCTTTGGGTCTTCTTATTTTTTCAAGTCTTGTAATTTCACAGGTTGTTTTTAAATAATTATTTGTTTCTTTAGCTTTATAGAGAAAATCTTGTACTGGAACAATTATTAATAATATCCCGATACTTATAAATACAATGGAAGCTATTTTTATGATATTAGAACTCATTATTTCCTTTTTAATACTTTCTTACGTTTTTTATATTTGTATGCTTTTGCGCTTCTATTATAGTTTTGTTTTTTATTCTCTAGTTCTTCTGTGAATCCTGAACTAATAATACCAGTAGGTAAAGCGACTAAGCCTATCCCGAGCAGGGCAATAATCCCGCTTAGAATTTTTCCAAGTACAGATAAAGGGTAGACATCTCCATAGCCAACGGTTGTTAAGGTTGCGACAGCCCACCATAAAGAAGCTAATATATTAGGAAATCCATCAGGCTGTATATCTGTTTCAACATAATACATTACAGATGCAGCAAGAAGAATTAGTAGGAATGTAACAAATAGCGTGACTATTAGTTCCTCTTTTTTTTTCTTCAAAACTCTGCCTATCATGCTTAAAGAGGTTGTATATCTATTAATTTTAAATATTCTAAGTATCCTTGTTAGCCGAAGTATTCTTAGAAATCTCAAATCAACAGGTAATATCATTGGTATAAAAAATGGAAGGATTGCGAATAAATCGATGATTGCCATAGGGGAGTAGATGTATTTTAAAACTGCTCGAGCTTTATCGTTTTCTCTATATAATAAGTTTGATGTAATGATTCTCAATAAATATTCAATTGAAAAAATTGTAATTGATATTATCTCAAATATGTCTAGCTGAGCTTGAAATCGTAGTGCAATAGAAGAGAATGATTCTAGAATAACTGAAATTACGTTGAATATTATTAATATAAGGATAGTATTATCAAAAACTCGACTATGATGATCATTGCTTTTTGCTGGCTCGATAATTTCAAATATCCTGTTTCTGATCATATGATGTCCTTTTCAAAAAATAAACATGCTAAAATAAAGCTATCTTCTCAATAAGAATAGATTAAATTTACTTCTTAACCACTGTTTTGTAACATATTTAGTTTCATAACATGTCAGCTTGATCTTCAACGTAATATTTCCAAAAAGATTCTGTAGGGTAATCATAATTTTGTATTAACTCTGATCGTAAAAATTCTTTTTTCTGCGGAGATATGCAAATGGAAAGAAAATCCCATATAGGTTTTAACTTTTCATCAATTGCAAAACTAACTGTATTTCCAAGAATACCAGCATATATCACCATAGGAAATGAGCCCTCCAAAAATGGATGTGCATTTTGATTTGTTTTTAATATGCGAAATAAATAAGAGTAGAATGATGCAAAAACAGTTTTTAACAGTTCTAATTCGCCACTCTTTTTTTGCAAGGTAATAACAGTTTTTGCTTCTTGGCTATTTAATTTCAGCTTTTTTAATCCCTGAGTATTGATAGCATCTATGACTTTTTGAACTTTCTGTTCTGAATAGTTCAAAAAAATTCCGGAAGATAGATCTTCGACTGATTTTATTGAGTATGCTCTTAATAGAGAATCAATTTGCGCATTTAGTATCAAACTCGTTTTATTTGAAAAAATATTATTATCCTTTTCCATTGTGAATATAGCCTCTAAAAGGTTAATTGCAGAAAAAGTATCATTTCGATCGTAGAATATACCAAACATTTTTTTATTCTTTCCTTAAAAATCAAAATTGTTCCACATAACGTCGCCA
Coding sequences within it:
- a CDS encoding DUF3592 domain-containing protein, whose protein sequence is MSSNIIKIASIVFISIGILLIIVPVQDFLYKAKETNNYLKTTCEITRLEKIRRPKGGYDIVLQYKYEVNGVIYKSSSFSNGVGDKEDFYVQYPMRKSFPAYYDPDNHKKSVLVLGGRKYFLNASIIMGIILIFFGIVGSLSNKNKIFKEIWNTFLG
- a CDS encoding SH3 domain-containing protein; the encoded protein is MKKILILLLSFISVYLFSEEFKMKYWGTVYLTDMNISYVNVRQDPSLSGKKIDQYHIGQNIRVSGVSMEEETIDNHTGYWVRVNKIDEDKSKIYPLYDGTGWLWSKFINEISDIKPSQITFKEYIQPTSRRNGKLILNINHNGDKREVEVYPHKEPSQNYYTFVWADDMPEFMYYDIPGTYIWYPNDNTIEHVTYYGNEMESAWCIISDDREYLIQDHGTSPGSRGVTIKDIETGEYIFRGSYFRNLNLSGNEIEICYVVSNWNINKGRIDQETMNYYEEYISQNEKPNDSSFIYDVVVKYKYNFITKERIFLSSNYEPFQ
- a CDS encoding ion transporter — translated: MIRNRIFEIIEPAKSNDHHSRVFDNTILILIIFNVISVILESFSSIALRFQAQLDIFEIISITIFSIEYLLRIITSNLLYRENDKARAVLKYIYSPMAIIDLFAILPFFIPMILPVDLRFLRILRLTRILRIFKINRYTTSLSMIGRVLKKKKEELIVTLFVTFLLILLAASVMYYVETDIQPDGFPNILASLWWAVATLTTVGYGDVYPLSVLGKILSGIIALLGIGLVALPTGIISSGFTEELENKKQNYNRSAKAYKYKKRKKVLKRK